The Frondihabitans australicus genome includes a region encoding these proteins:
- a CDS encoding endonuclease/exonuclease/phosphatase family protein, with product MSRTSPSPSSSAPGPDEPHHPHAFTIVSYNLWHNKGASELGHLVETQDADILCLQEATTAALPETLHGLHRVVATGANRLGLAIYSRDERFAVVDTRTIALGKSMHDRVMSPTAERLVAARLLDRSTSREFVVASFHAAPLSARNSVRRAQIRAAHDHLADLGEGLPHIMIGDYNYPWFAGGLAKMLVGTGHTLTRPSSGTYRNYGVVRGKFDVVTSIGATLGELRALPKGASDHFPIVVRAAV from the coding sequence GTGTCCCGAACCTCCCCCAGCCCGTCGTCGTCCGCTCCCGGCCCCGACGAGCCGCATCACCCCCACGCTTTCACGATCGTCAGCTACAACCTCTGGCACAACAAGGGCGCCTCCGAACTCGGGCATCTGGTCGAGACGCAGGATGCCGACATCCTGTGCCTGCAGGAGGCCACCACCGCGGCTCTTCCCGAGACCCTGCACGGTCTCCACCGCGTCGTGGCGACCGGGGCGAACCGGCTGGGCCTCGCGATCTACAGCCGCGACGAGAGATTCGCCGTCGTCGACACCCGCACCATCGCCCTCGGCAAGTCGATGCACGACCGCGTCATGTCGCCGACGGCCGAGCGTCTCGTCGCCGCGCGCCTGCTGGACCGGTCGACGTCGCGCGAGTTCGTGGTGGCGTCGTTCCACGCCGCTCCGCTCAGCGCCCGCAACTCGGTCCGTCGCGCGCAGATCCGAGCCGCGCACGACCACCTCGCCGACCTCGGCGAGGGCCTGCCGCACATCATGATCGGCGACTACAACTACCCGTGGTTCGCCGGCGGCCTGGCGAAGATGCTCGTCGGCACCGGCCACACGCTCACGCGGCCGTCGTCGGGCACGTACCGTAACTACGGCGTGGTGCGCGGCAAGTTCGACGTGGTCACGTCGATCGGGGCGACGCTCGGTGAGCTCCGCGCTCTGCCGAAGGGTGCGTCCGACCACTTCCCGATCGTGGTGCGCGCCGCCGTCTGA
- a CDS encoding RtcB family protein, with translation MKKITNRLISWASILEENTEAQARTTSTMPFIFPHLALMPDAHLGLGATVGSVIPTLGAVMPAAVGVDIGCGMIAVKTQFTASDLPTDRKPVREAIERAVPTSAGSYNSKIVATAEPRVAELTAKAEAAGFDPGQYAGNWALQLGTLGSGNHFIEISLDENDDVWLFLHSGSRGVGNRIAQNHIKVAKSLMKRYWITLPDDDLAYLVEGTREFGRYISELNWAQHFALLNREEMMDRVVRQVSEWVGTPVQELERINTHHNFTQKEHHFGRDVWLSRKGAISARKGEAGLIPGSMGTASYVVEGLGNPVALESSPHGAGRQYSRSKARKTFTHEQLREAMVGIEFRDTDAFLDEIPQAYKPIDQVMADAAELVSIRHTLWQIVNVKGD, from the coding sequence ATGAAGAAGATCACGAACCGGCTCATCAGCTGGGCGAGCATCCTCGAAGAGAACACCGAGGCCCAGGCTCGCACCACGTCGACGATGCCCTTCATCTTTCCGCACCTGGCGCTCATGCCCGATGCCCACCTGGGCCTCGGCGCGACCGTCGGGTCGGTCATCCCGACCCTCGGCGCGGTCATGCCGGCTGCCGTCGGCGTCGACATCGGCTGCGGCATGATCGCCGTCAAGACGCAGTTCACGGCGTCCGACCTCCCGACCGATCGGAAGCCGGTCCGGGAGGCGATCGAGCGCGCCGTGCCGACGTCGGCGGGCTCGTACAACAGCAAGATCGTGGCCACCGCCGAGCCTCGAGTCGCCGAGCTCACCGCGAAGGCGGAGGCCGCGGGATTCGACCCCGGTCAGTACGCCGGCAACTGGGCTCTGCAGCTCGGCACCCTCGGCTCCGGCAACCACTTCATCGAGATCTCGCTCGACGAGAACGACGACGTGTGGCTGTTCCTGCACTCGGGGAGCCGGGGAGTGGGCAACAGGATCGCGCAGAACCACATCAAGGTGGCCAAGTCGCTGATGAAGCGCTACTGGATCACGCTGCCCGACGACGACCTCGCGTACCTGGTCGAGGGCACGCGGGAGTTCGGCCGGTACATCTCGGAGCTGAACTGGGCGCAGCACTTCGCCCTGCTCAACCGCGAGGAGATGATGGACCGCGTCGTCAGGCAGGTCTCGGAGTGGGTCGGGACGCCCGTGCAGGAGCTCGAGCGGATCAACACGCACCACAACTTCACGCAGAAGGAGCACCACTTCGGGCGTGACGTCTGGCTGTCGCGGAAGGGCGCGATCTCGGCGCGGAAGGGTGAGGCCGGGCTGATCCCCGGCTCGATGGGCACGGCGTCGTACGTGGTCGAGGGCCTCGGTAACCCGGTCGCGCTCGAGTCGTCGCCGCACGGCGCGGGCCGGCAGTACTCGCGGTCGAAGGCCCGGAAGACCTTCACGCACGAGCAGCTGCGGGAGGCGATGGTCGGGATCGAATTCCGCGACACCGACGCGTTCCTCGACGAGATCCCGCAGGCGTACAAGCCGATCGACCAGGTGATGGCGGACGCCGCCGAGCTGGTGTCGATCCGGCACACGCTGTGGCAGATCGTCAACGTGAAGGGCGACTGA